In Geminicoccaceae bacterium, a single window of DNA contains:
- a CDS encoding HlyD family secretion protein produces the protein MKKFVPYMVTMVVVLVAMLAVAFRYYDYLVNPWTRDGQVMANIIRVAPRISGPIVELPIRDNQPIKAGELLFRVDPRTFLADLRQAEANYDQTVQDIDVLRKKIVAAEAGVTQKKASVREAESEVVAAASTVREAKGELDRNAALVQKRDVSRARFDQVQRDYDVDVASKQKADAALAAAESALAQSEAQLAEARAELGADGDGNSRIRAAAATVETARLNLSFTDVKASVDGYITNLELRIGSQAVANQPMLALIDRQSYWIDAFFRETIVADIAIGNKAVVTLMGYSDKPLKGVVDSIGWGIAKSDGSTSSDLLPEVSPTFQWIRLAQRIPVRIHLTEIPADIQLRVGQTASVLVMTGTGSPDRDIPAAPPALQ, from the coding sequence ATGAAGAAGTTCGTCCCCTATATGGTCACCATGGTCGTCGTGCTGGTCGCCATGCTCGCCGTCGCGTTCCGCTACTACGACTACCTGGTCAACCCCTGGACCCGCGACGGTCAGGTCATGGCCAACATCATCCGGGTGGCACCGCGCATATCGGGACCCATTGTCGAACTGCCCATCAGGGACAATCAACCGATCAAGGCCGGTGAATTGCTGTTCCGGGTCGATCCGCGCACGTTTCTCGCGGACCTGCGGCAAGCCGAGGCCAATTATGACCAGACCGTGCAGGACATCGACGTCCTCAGGAAAAAGATCGTGGCCGCCGAAGCCGGCGTGACGCAAAAGAAGGCCAGTGTGCGCGAGGCCGAGAGCGAGGTGGTTGCCGCCGCATCGACCGTGCGCGAGGCCAAGGGCGAGCTCGACAGGAATGCCGCCCTTGTCCAGAAGCGCGACGTCTCCAGGGCACGATTCGATCAGGTCCAGCGCGATTACGATGTCGACGTCGCATCCAAGCAGAAGGCCGATGCAGCGCTGGCGGCCGCCGAAAGCGCCCTCGCCCAGTCTGAAGCCCAGCTTGCCGAGGCCAGGGCCGAACTCGGTGCCGACGGCGACGGCAATTCGCGCATCCGGGCTGCCGCCGCCACTGTCGAGACGGCCAGGCTCAATCTCAGCTTCACCGACGTCAAGGCATCGGTCGATGGCTACATCACCAATCTCGAATTGCGCATCGGAAGCCAGGCCGTTGCCAACCAGCCGATGCTCGCCCTGATCGATCGGCAAAGTTACTGGATCGACGCATTTTTTCGCGAAACCATCGTCGCCGATATCGCGATCGGCAACAAGGCTGTCGTCACATTGATGGGCTATTCGGACAAGCCGCTGAAAGGCGTGGTCGACAGCATCGGCTGGGGTATCGCGAAGAGCGACGGCAGCACGAGTTCCGATCTGCTGCCGGAGGTCAGCCCGACCTTCCAGTGGATCCGCCTTGCCCAACGGATCCCCGTACGCATCCATCTTACCGAGATCCCGGCGGATATTCAGCTGCGCGTCGGCCAGACGGCGTCCGTGCTCGTCATGACAGGAACGGGCTCACCCGATCGCGACATCCCGGCCGCACCCCCGGCGTTGCAATGA
- a CDS encoding FUSC family protein: protein MNKAHRLQEAFKIALAMVIAVGLSLSLGWENPKWAMLAVATCTLSTGGESLHKGLMRIAGTIIAIIVTLGLLALFIQERWAYALMVMTWIGICAWNIQESRVWYIWLLSGFCVPLLTFYSDLESQHAFEIMVLRLQQTCLGIVTYTLVASFIFPAYTRDVFTNDILSHVGHLRTAWKHLVRGFLAGPDGRLAADEAEKLKRAILQLQESIKSKLDAAAIENFDILESGRAWERLTSEMFAFTEAVERWRLGFNELHEDGSQAGISGTGPFFDEITRRLEETEGLLTGGNNFTEPRDVALAVSDKDDTRSGRSIFSSGALALTLIHLKEIDRASAALLMTAAEIRKLTTGHLQDELDPPSLPSTVIPDPERVAATVRSMSTFALAFISFVLFPELPSASMLLILGTVISLFLAPKPWLPLKEQLIAQLVTAIFGGSLHIFIMPHLWSYLGLGTMLFIVTFLIHWLFPKPTQNLPRFVGLANMSLMIQLNNQQSYDFLYIANFSIALCLPFIVLAITTSIPVSFHPEDAFNRLLHRFFGSTLKLLESLKFEHRNRQGWWQRQVHAYHLRQVNSIPQKLEAWVAALPPGAVGPNGREDFRHLADAIAIVSRRLLDLMALRDAELDSRVVERILPVIRQWRLGVQQVCVDLVQSPGSLDGDDLAGRLSRRLNEVHDIARQALEDIADDPDFERSEHNVVRELGAFRGISEAIVVTAGSATRIDWQRLNETRL, encoded by the coding sequence GTGAACAAGGCACACCGACTGCAGGAAGCGTTCAAGATCGCTCTGGCGATGGTGATCGCCGTAGGGTTGAGTTTGTCCTTGGGTTGGGAAAATCCCAAATGGGCGATGTTGGCGGTAGCCACGTGCACACTCTCCACCGGCGGAGAATCCCTCCACAAGGGGCTGATGCGGATCGCCGGCACGATCATCGCCATCATCGTGACGCTGGGCCTTCTGGCGCTGTTCATTCAGGAGCGATGGGCCTACGCCCTGATGGTCATGACATGGATTGGCATCTGCGCCTGGAACATCCAGGAATCGAGGGTCTGGTACATCTGGTTGCTCAGCGGCTTCTGCGTGCCACTGCTGACCTTCTATTCCGACCTTGAATCGCAACATGCCTTCGAGATCATGGTGCTGCGCCTGCAGCAGACCTGCCTTGGCATCGTCACCTACACGCTGGTCGCCAGCTTCATCTTTCCCGCCTATACCCGTGATGTCTTCACGAACGACATCCTGTCGCATGTCGGCCACCTGCGGACGGCCTGGAAACATCTGGTCCGGGGTTTCCTTGCCGGACCGGATGGCAGGCTCGCAGCCGACGAGGCTGAAAAGCTCAAAAGGGCCATCTTGCAGCTTCAGGAAAGCATCAAGTCGAAGCTGGATGCCGCTGCTATCGAGAATTTCGATATATTGGAATCAGGTCGGGCATGGGAACGCCTCACTTCGGAAATGTTTGCATTTACCGAGGCTGTTGAACGTTGGCGCCTGGGGTTCAACGAACTGCATGAAGACGGAAGCCAGGCCGGAATTTCCGGCACAGGCCCGTTTTTCGATGAAATCACACGACGGCTGGAGGAAACCGAGGGCCTGCTTACGGGCGGAAACAACTTTACCGAGCCGCGGGACGTCGCGCTTGCAGTGTCGGATAAAGATGACACCCGCTCCGGCCGTTCCATTTTCTCTTCGGGTGCCCTGGCCCTCACCCTCATTCACCTGAAGGAAATCGACCGCGCATCTGCCGCCCTGCTGATGACAGCTGCCGAGATCCGGAAGCTGACCACCGGGCACCTGCAGGATGAACTCGATCCACCATCGCTTCCATCCACGGTCATACCCGACCCGGAGCGGGTTGCGGCAACCGTCCGCTCCATGTCGACTTTCGCGCTGGCCTTCATAAGCTTCGTCCTCTTTCCGGAGCTGCCGTCAGCATCCATGCTGCTCATTCTCGGTACCGTCATCAGCCTCTTTCTTGCACCCAAGCCATGGCTTCCGTTGAAGGAACAACTGATCGCGCAGTTGGTCACGGCAATCTTCGGCGGGTCCCTGCACATCTTCATCATGCCGCACCTGTGGAGCTATCTGGGTCTTGGCACCATGCTCTTCATCGTGACATTCCTGATCCACTGGCTGTTCCCCAAACCTACACAGAACCTTCCCAGATTTGTCGGACTGGCCAACATGTCGCTGATGATCCAGCTCAATAACCAACAAAGTTATGACTTTCTCTACATAGCCAATTTCTCCATTGCCCTTTGCCTGCCTTTCATCGTCCTGGCCATCACCACATCGATACCTGTGTCCTTTCATCCCGAAGATGCGTTCAACCGCCTGCTGCATCGCTTCTTCGGTTCGACGCTGAAGCTTCTTGAAAGCCTGAAATTCGAACATCGCAATCGACAGGGCTGGTGGCAGCGTCAGGTCCATGCCTACCATCTCCGCCAGGTGAACAGCATTCCACAAAAGCTGGAAGCATGGGTAGCAGCACTACCGCCTGGCGCCGTCGGACCCAACGGCCGCGAGGACTTCAGACATCTGGCCGATGCCATTGCCATCGTGTCGAGGCGACTTCTGGATCTCATGGCCCTGCGCGATGCGGAACTCGATTCCCGCGTCGTCGAGCGCATACTCCCCGTCATTCGCCAGTGGCGCCTCGGCGTCCAGCAGGTCTGCGTCGACCTCGTCCAGTCGCCCGGATCCCTCGACGGCGACGACCTTGCCGGACGTCTTTCACGACGCTTGAACGAAGTACACGATATCGCCCGACAGGCCCTGGAGGACATCGCGGACGACCCGGATTTCGAGCGAAGCGAACACAACGTGGTCAGGGAGCTGGGTGCGTTCCGAGGGATATCCGAAGCGATTGTCGTCACAGCGGGATCCGCCACCCGCATCGACTGGCAACGATTGAATGAGACGAGACTGTGA
- a CDS encoding 5-(carboxyamino)imidazole ribonucleotide synthase — MIEPGATIGILGGGQLGRMTAMAAARLGYRCHIFAPDEDCIAAAVADDWTNASYGDRDALARFARRVDVITIEFENVPADALLFLAERVPTRPAATVLEVTQDRLVEKRTIDRFGVPVAPFLAVDGPADLEAARVRLGEKGILKTRRLGYDGKGQVRIEGMTAEAAWNAIGGSPAILEACMPFVHELSVITARSPSGQIASFPPVLNIHRDQILRQTRVPGGFEAGVARRAVELAERIAEGLQLEGLVAVEMFLMEGGALAVNELAPRPHNSGHWTIDACQTSQFEQLVRAICDLPLGGTSATHVVVMDNLIGDDLLAWPGILEEPDAVLHIYGKAAIRPGRKMGHVTRLSPLAPCPVS, encoded by the coding sequence ATGATCGAACCCGGGGCGACCATCGGCATTCTCGGTGGCGGCCAGCTCGGGCGCATGACGGCCATGGCCGCTGCCCGGCTGGGCTATCGCTGTCACATCTTCGCACCCGACGAGGATTGCATCGCGGCTGCCGTCGCCGACGACTGGACGAATGCGAGCTATGGCGATCGCGACGCGCTGGCCCGGTTTGCCCGCCGCGTCGATGTGATTACCATCGAATTCGAGAACGTTCCCGCGGATGCCCTGCTGTTTCTCGCCGAGCGGGTGCCGACCCGTCCGGCAGCGACCGTGCTGGAGGTTACACAGGATCGCCTCGTGGAAAAGCGCACCATCGACAGGTTCGGCGTGCCCGTGGCTCCCTTCCTGGCGGTTGACGGCCCCGCGGATCTCGAAGCGGCGCGTGTGCGGCTGGGCGAGAAGGGCATCCTGAAGACCCGCCGCCTGGGTTATGACGGAAAGGGACAGGTCCGCATCGAGGGAATGACCGCGGAGGCGGCATGGAATGCCATTGGCGGCAGTCCGGCTATTCTCGAAGCCTGCATGCCGTTTGTTCACGAGTTGTCGGTCATCACCGCCCGTTCGCCGTCCGGGCAGATCGCCTCGTTCCCGCCTGTTCTCAACATCCACCGCGACCAGATCCTGCGCCAGACCCGCGTGCCGGGCGGTTTCGAGGCCGGGGTGGCGCGCCGTGCGGTCGAGCTCGCGGAACGTATCGCCGAAGGTCTCCAGCTTGAAGGACTTGTCGCTGTAGAGATGTTCCTCATGGAGGGAGGTGCACTGGCGGTCAACGAGCTTGCCCCGCGCCCGCACAATTCCGGTCACTGGACCATCGATGCCTGTCAGACCAGCCAGTTCGAGCAGCTGGTCCGCGCCATATGCGACCTGCCGCTGGGTGGAACGTCCGCAACCCACGTCGTCGTGATGGACAACCTCATCGGTGACGACCTGCTGGCCTGGCCCGGTATTCTCGAAGAACCGGACGCTGTCCTGCATATCTACGGCAAGGCTGCGATCCGCCCAGGGCGCAAGATGGGCCACGTCACCCGTCTCTCGCCGTTGGCCCCATGTCCGGTTTCCTGA
- a CDS encoding flagellar biosynthetic protein FliR: MNLGALLQGEMFAVFLTFCRVGSALMVVPGFGEPYVMSRLRLCLALGTSLIIGFVHQPELPSVPDEAATFVALVAIEVVLGLFIGATVRLVLVAAHMAGGVIAMQSGLASAAFFDPSGGTQGSGIGNYLTMLTLTLIFVTNGHLLILEGLDRSYDMLPVGKLMPDDMALTFSRLSADAIAMATRIAAPMLLVGIISNLLMGILNRLMPSFQVMFVIMPLQIMLAFAIVALSLGVTATLSLQLFETSLTWLDGPGG, from the coding sequence ATGAACCTTGGCGCCCTTCTCCAGGGCGAGATGTTTGCCGTCTTCCTCACCTTCTGTCGGGTGGGATCAGCCCTGATGGTCGTTCCGGGATTCGGCGAGCCCTATGTCATGTCGCGCCTTCGCCTTTGCCTGGCGCTTGGCACAAGCCTGATCATCGGGTTCGTCCATCAGCCCGAACTGCCTTCCGTCCCGGACGAAGCCGCAACATTCGTTGCACTGGTCGCCATCGAGGTGGTGCTTGGCCTGTTCATCGGCGCGACGGTACGCCTCGTGCTGGTGGCGGCACATATGGCCGGCGGCGTGATCGCCATGCAGTCCGGCCTCGCATCGGCCGCCTTCTTCGATCCCAGCGGCGGGACCCAGGGCAGCGGCATCGGCAACTATCTCACCATGCTCACCCTGACCCTGATCTTCGTCACCAATGGCCATCTCCTGATCCTCGAAGGCCTCGACCGCAGCTATGACATGCTGCCTGTCGGCAAGCTGATGCCGGATGACATGGCCCTGACGTTTTCCCGCCTGTCGGCCGACGCCATCGCCATGGCTACCCGGATTGCAGCCCCGATGCTGCTGGTGGGCATCATCAGCAATCTTCTCATGGGCATCCTCAACCGGCTGATGCCGTCGTTCCAGGTCATGTTCGTGATCATGCCGTTGCAGATCATGCTGGCGTTCGCGATCGTCGCCCTGTCGCTGGGCGTCACGGCTACCCTTTCCCTGCAATTGTTCGAAACCAGCCTGACCTGGCTGGACGGCCCCGGCGGTTAG
- a CDS encoding pilus assembly protein: MIVQSSLLRRSMIAMAGDLRLLRDNCSGVSAVEFALLGPVFISLIVAIMELGLFFGDRAIIDHAVQRGARVARIGYVDGVRTNQALFQQALCGGLVLIRCTDISYSVKAYSHLPSSTLETTLDEDGHLADVSFNLGGPSDTVVVTAAYTHKFVSPFGARLLVPDGSGSTVPIIAHVVIKNEPFPLP; the protein is encoded by the coding sequence GTGATCGTCCAGTCCAGCCTCCTTCGCCGATCCATGATTGCAATGGCGGGTGACCTGCGTCTCCTGCGCGACAATTGCAGTGGCGTGTCCGCGGTCGAATTTGCCCTGCTCGGTCCGGTCTTCATCTCGCTCATCGTGGCAATCATGGAGCTCGGGTTGTTCTTCGGTGACCGTGCCATCATCGACCATGCCGTCCAGCGCGGCGCGCGAGTGGCCCGGATCGGCTATGTCGATGGTGTCCGGACCAATCAGGCGTTGTTCCAGCAGGCGCTGTGCGGCGGCCTCGTCCTGATCCGGTGCACCGACATTTCCTATTCGGTCAAGGCCTACTCCCACCTGCCGTCCTCGACCCTCGAGACGACGCTCGACGAGGATGGCCATCTCGCCGATGTCAGTTTCAATCTTGGTGGTCCCAGCGATACGGTCGTGGTGACGGCCGCCTACACCCACAAGTTCGTCAGCCCGTTCGGCGCGCGCCTCCTCGTACCCGATGGCAGTGGTTCGACCGTACCCATCATCGCCCATGTCGTGATCAAGAACGAGCCGTTCCCGTTGCCATGA
- the flgC gene encoding flagellar basal body rod protein FlgC, translating to MSDLETSMRIAAAGMKVQSARLRVSSENLANAQSTAIEPGGEAYRRKTIEFGNQLDRELGVELVEVAAYGVDSSEQPKEFDPDNRAADADGYVALPNVNPLTELMDMREAQRSYEANLGAMKQARSMLMKMIDILRG from the coding sequence ATGAGCGACCTCGAAACCTCGATGCGGATCGCCGCCGCCGGCATGAAGGTCCAGTCCGCCCGCCTGCGCGTCTCTTCGGAGAATCTCGCCAACGCCCAGTCGACGGCAATCGAACCGGGCGGCGAGGCCTATCGGCGCAAGACCATCGAGTTCGGGAACCAGCTCGACAGGGAGCTCGGTGTCGAACTGGTCGAGGTTGCCGCCTATGGTGTCGATTCCTCCGAGCAGCCCAAGGAATTCGATCCGGACAACCGCGCAGCCGATGCCGACGGCTATGTCGCCCTGCCCAATGTCAACCCGCTTACCGAACTCATGGACATGCGCGAGGCGCAGCGCAGCTATGAAGCCAATCTGGGCGCAATGAAGCAGGCGCGTTCAATGTTGATGAAGATGATCGACATTCTGAGAGGATAA
- a CDS encoding NIPSNAP family protein, with amino-acid sequence MIFDHRTYYCRPGTIAAQLALYEEYGIEAQKRHLGEPIFYATTETGDVNSFVHIWAYENAGDRERRRAAMEADPQWQEYKKRSAAAGNLVRQENKIMVPTKFFSIDR; translated from the coding sequence GTGATTTTCGACCACCGCACCTATTACTGCCGGCCCGGCACGATTGCCGCCCAGCTGGCCCTGTATGAAGAGTACGGTATCGAGGCGCAAAAACGTCACCTCGGCGAGCCCATATTCTACGCCACCACGGAGACCGGTGACGTCAACAGCTTCGTTCACATCTGGGCCTACGAGAATGCCGGCGATCGTGAAAGGCGTCGCGCGGCGATGGAAGCCGATCCGCAGTGGCAGGAATACAAGAAGAGAAGTGCTGCCGCGGGCAACCTCGTCCGCCAGGAGAACAAGATCATGGTGCCAACGAAGTTCTTCAGCATCGATCGCTGA
- the fliQ gene encoding flagellar biosynthesis protein FliQ has protein sequence MNENVVMEIGQQAIWVIIETAAPAMLVALVVGLAISLLQALTQIQEMTLTFVPKILTMFMALVIAMPFMLATLAGFTEELYARIAGLGPGL, from the coding sequence CTGAATGAAAACGTCGTCATGGAGATTGGCCAGCAGGCCATCTGGGTCATCATCGAAACGGCCGCCCCGGCCATGCTCGTGGCACTTGTCGTCGGGCTTGCCATCTCGTTGCTGCAGGCCCTGACCCAGATTCAGGAAATGACGCTCACCTTCGTGCCCAAGATTCTCACCATGTTCATGGCGCTTGTCATTGCCATGCCGTTCATGCTCGCCACGCTGGCGGGTTTCACCGAGGAGCTTTATGCGCGGATAGCGGGGCTCGGTCCCGGCCTGTGA
- the purE gene encoding 5-(carboxyamino)imidazole ribonucleotide mutase encodes MSARPFPTAPVAIVMGSQSDWPTMEHAARVLDELGIAHDDRVVSAHRTPERMFGFARHARDDGFRVIIAGAGGAAHLPGMIASMTSLPVLGVPVESKALSGWDSLLSIVQMPAGIPVGTLAIGRAGATNAGLLAAAILAADDAELAARLDAWRAAQRDRVPERPTDGSSVR; translated from the coding sequence ATGAGCGCGCGGCCATTCCCGACGGCACCTGTGGCCATCGTCATGGGCAGCCAGTCCGACTGGCCCACGATGGAACATGCAGCAAGGGTGCTCGACGAACTCGGCATTGCCCATGACGATCGCGTGGTTTCCGCCCACCGGACGCCCGAACGGATGTTCGGGTTTGCCCGGCATGCACGCGACGATGGCTTTCGCGTCATCATTGCCGGCGCCGGCGGTGCGGCACACCTGCCGGGCATGATCGCGTCGATGACCAGCCTTCCGGTGCTGGGCGTGCCGGTGGAAAGCAAGGCGCTCAGCGGTTGGGACAGCCTGCTTTCGATTGTCCAGATGCCGGCCGGAATTCCGGTGGGCACGCTCGCCATCGGCCGTGCCGGCGCGACCAATGCCGGGCTGCTCGCGGCTGCCATCCTTGCTGCGGACGATGCGGAGCTCGCCGCGAGGCTCGATGCATGGCGAGCGGCCCAGCGTGACCGGGTGCCGGAGCGGCCGACGGACGGATCGTCGGTGCGATGA
- a CDS encoding carbon storage regulator — protein sequence MLYLTRRAGEAVIINNSIEVRVVELKGKTVKLGFVFPPNATVLREEIFQQVKQQNEEAAAGLDLLDEPGGEAAAPVGTRLNNGE from the coding sequence ATGCTCTATCTCACCCGGCGTGCCGGAGAAGCCGTCATCATCAACAATTCGATCGAGGTGCGGGTCGTCGAGCTGAAAGGCAAGACGGTCAAGCTCGGCTTCGTTTTTCCGCCCAATGCCACCGTGCTCCGCGAGGAGATATTCCAGCAGGTCAAGCAACAGAACGAGGAGGCGGCGGCCGGCCTCGACCTGCTCGACGAGCCCGGCGGGGAGGCGGCCGCGCCGGTCGGGACACGGTTGAACAACGGCGAATGA
- a CDS encoding flagellar hook-basal body complex protein FliE gives MSNPISMQAVGAYRAAMRRLEAAGQTPARQPTAPTSFESLLKTEIANGIDKLKGSEEVSIAALTGSASTQQVVEALTAAELSLQKVTAIRDRVISAYQEIIRMPI, from the coding sequence ATGAGCAATCCCATATCTATGCAGGCCGTCGGCGCATACCGGGCGGCAATGAGGCGACTCGAAGCGGCTGGCCAGACCCCTGCACGGCAGCCAACGGCTCCGACAAGCTTCGAGAGCCTGCTGAAAACCGAGATCGCAAACGGCATCGACAAGCTCAAGGGTAGCGAAGAGGTTTCGATTGCGGCTCTGACGGGCAGTGCCTCCACCCAGCAGGTCGTCGAGGCCCTGACCGCTGCGGAGCTGAGCCTGCAGAAGGTCACGGCGATCCGCGACCGTGTCATCTCGGCCTACCAGGAAATCATCCGCATGCCGATCTGA
- a CDS encoding VWA domain-containing protein, with translation MIPLFGIAAFSIDLTRAFIAKTHLQASIDAAALAASTAYGKSDTEIQAIGTSFFNRNYESRGWVPPTTPIITVNDNVMHVEATATFKTSIMSLFGFSTLPIHASTDTISEPTGIEVALVVDVTHSMATSTSGTPRITALRNAALDLVGILFDNSPNTNLVKISIIPYNGTVNIGTGNAAYVTGTDAANFPGTSWGGCVMARGNGFDGVDAYYPGAASGAGGEWAAYRWPAEPNQSTAGGAEHIGCVNPAGISSPYKSIIDAFNTTIDYPGLTFGPNRSCPDPILPLTSDRELIESKISNLQVFSRSATMSSLGAAWGWRTLSQDAPFTEGAGYEDLYWQKYIIIMTDGRQNLSSQQSDTGGSCTAAAYVNGDAWSLDPAVNGYWGNTLGSGPLEQWTAYGYPVSSISLGTQGTYDDTVAAIESRLATVCYNIKNTQRPNGAAAINVYSITFGDGISSSDLADIKNCASSPSNYFHAPTAISLESAFSEIAYDILSTRIIR, from the coding sequence ATGATTCCACTTTTTGGAATTGCCGCTTTCAGCATTGATCTCACCCGTGCCTTCATTGCCAAGACACATCTTCAGGCATCCATAGATGCTGCCGCACTGGCAGCTTCCACCGCCTATGGAAAGTCGGATACCGAAATTCAGGCTATCGGCACGAGTTTCTTCAACCGCAATTATGAAAGCAGGGGTTGGGTTCCGCCAACGACGCCGATCATCACCGTCAACGACAACGTGATGCATGTCGAGGCGACGGCGACCTTCAAGACATCGATCATGAGCCTCTTCGGCTTTTCGACGCTGCCGATCCATGCCTCGACGGACACGATAAGCGAGCCCACGGGTATCGAGGTTGCGCTGGTGGTCGATGTCACCCACTCGATGGCGACGTCGACCAGCGGCACGCCGCGGATCACGGCCCTGCGCAACGCAGCGCTCGACCTCGTGGGGATCCTGTTCGACAACTCGCCCAACACCAATCTCGTGAAGATCTCAATCATTCCGTACAATGGCACGGTGAATATCGGCACCGGTAATGCCGCCTATGTCACGGGCACGGACGCCGCCAACTTTCCCGGCACCAGCTGGGGAGGTTGCGTCATGGCCCGCGGCAACGGGTTCGACGGTGTCGATGCCTACTATCCCGGTGCGGCGTCCGGTGCGGGCGGCGAATGGGCGGCCTATCGCTGGCCCGCCGAGCCCAACCAGTCGACCGCGGGCGGAGCGGAACATATCGGTTGCGTCAATCCTGCCGGCATCTCCTCGCCCTACAAGTCGATCATCGACGCGTTCAACACGACGATCGACTATCCGGGACTGACCTTCGGCCCCAACCGGAGCTGCCCCGACCCGATCCTGCCGTTGACCTCGGACCGGGAGCTGATCGAGAGCAAGATCAGCAATCTCCAGGTATTCTCCCGCTCGGCCACCATGTCCTCGCTGGGTGCAGCCTGGGGCTGGCGGACCCTGTCGCAGGATGCTCCCTTTACCGAAGGGGCCGGCTACGAGGACCTGTACTGGCAGAAATACATCATCATCATGACCGATGGCCGGCAGAATCTCAGCAGCCAGCAATCCGACACCGGCGGAAGCTGCACCGCAGCGGCCTACGTCAACGGCGACGCCTGGTCGCTCGATCCGGCCGTGAACGGCTACTGGGGCAATACGCTCGGCAGCGGGCCGCTGGAGCAGTGGACGGCCTATGGCTACCCGGTCAGCTCCATCTCGCTGGGCACCCAGGGAACCTATGACGATACCGTGGCGGCCATCGAAAGCCGGCTGGCGACGGTCTGCTACAACATCAAGAACACGCAGCGACCGAACGGTGCCGCCGCGATCAATGTCTACAGCATCACCTTCGGAGACGGAATCTCGTCTTCCGATCTTGCCGACATCAAGAACTGTGCGTCGTCGCCCTCGAACTACTTCCATGCACCGACCGCAATCTCGCTCGAATCGGCGTTCAGCGAGATCGCCTACGACATTCTCTCGACCCGTATCATCAGATAG
- a CDS encoding DUF1656 domain-containing protein: MIPREIDINGVYVPPLLLVLLISLAAAWVTARLLNRWRISRYFVMPRLVYLSIIAIYAVLFGTFLIRV, encoded by the coding sequence ATGATCCCCCGTGAAATCGATATCAACGGTGTCTATGTGCCACCCTTGCTGCTGGTCCTGCTCATTTCGCTGGCCGCTGCATGGGTCACCGCACGGCTGCTGAACCGCTGGCGCATTTCCCGGTACTTCGTGATGCCGCGACTGGTCTATCTGTCCATCATCGCCATCTACGCTGTGCTGTTCGGTACATTCCTCATCAGGGTATGA
- the flgB gene encoding flagellar basal body rod protein FlgB: MQGSLLQSLLSGRSAWLQARHAVLAQNIANADTPDYQPRDLKPENFEQLVARAGRRDTDIHLVRTDSRHIDAAGSRKPDGAGQAITGFETAPGGNSVILEEQADMMQQTQLDYQLTTNIYAKVVRLMKTAIGSGAS; the protein is encoded by the coding sequence GTGCAAGGTTCATTGCTCCAGTCACTTCTCTCCGGTCGCAGCGCCTGGCTCCAGGCACGGCATGCCGTTCTGGCGCAGAACATCGCCAACGCGGACACTCCGGACTATCAGCCCCGCGACCTCAAGCCCGAGAACTTCGAGCAGCTCGTCGCCCGCGCCGGGCGCCGGGACACGGACATCCATCTCGTGCGCACCGACAGCCGCCACATCGATGCCGCCGGCTCGCGCAAGCCTGATGGAGCGGGACAGGCGATCACCGGTTTCGAAACCGCGCCGGGCGGCAATTCCGTGATCCTTGAAGAGCAGGCCGACATGATGCAGCAGACCCAGCTCGATTATCAGCTCACGACCAACATCTACGCCAAGGTTGTCAGGCTGATGAAGACGGCCATCGGTTCGGGAGCCTCCTGA